The DNA sequence CGGCGGTGTTCGAAGACCAGAGGGACGAGAGTCGAGTTCGAAGTGCACTGAATACCATGTGTCGATCACCCTCCACTGAGACTATCGTTGCTTGGACGCGCTTCTACCTTGATCTTGTGTTCTTCCATTTATATATTTCCACTCCAAACCGTTCGGGATAGCTATCGTAACGCCCGCGTCACCGAATAGCACCGGCCTTGCGACCCGCAAGTCGGTTTTGTCTCATCATTCCGACATCCGGGCGGCGCTAGAGCTGTTCCCTGACGGTACGGACGATCTCGTCGACGTCGTACTCGTCTCGGTGCTTGTCGAAGACGACGTCGTCGTCGGCCCTGACGATGAAGACGCCCTGATCGCCCGTCTCGAGCGTGACGGCGTCGAGTTCCTCACCGAACGACGTCAGGAGGGCGTGCTGGACTTCCTCCGCCCGGTTCAGGAAGCCACACGGGACGCAGTACTCGATTTCGACGGTCGTCATACCCGACGGTTCGATTCCCTGGTATAAACCGTTCCGGGTCGACGGAGACGCGTCGCGAGTCGGACCGACCGGTCCGACCGCCCGGCGTGCGATCGGGTGTCCACCGACGGTCACTGGCTCCGATACGCCGCCGCGAGCTCTTCGAGGATCTCGTGGTGGTTCGTCGCGTGAGGCGCCGTCAGCGGGGAGACGCTGATCCGTCCCTCGACGACGGCCCGCCGATCGGTCCCCTCGGGATCCGGTAGCGACTCGGGGTCCATCGACTCCCAGACGCGGTCCGTGAGGTGGACGGCGTCGCCGTTTCGCTCGGCGTCCATCTCGTAGCGCTTCGAGGGGCGGGTGATCTCGATCGGGGCCGGGTCGCCGTCCGGCAGCGGGACGTTGACGTTGAGATAGGCGGCGTGGTCGAAGACGCCAGCGTCGAGGGCGTGTTCGGCGAGGAACGTCGTCACGCGCGCCGCTTCGGCGAAGTCGTCGGTCGTGACGTCGAACTCGTAGTAGGGCGTCTCGTCGTCGGCGGGAACGTACAGCGAGGTCGCGATCGCGGGCACGTCGAAGAAGGCGGCCTCGACGGCCGCGCTGATCGTCCCCGATCGCCCGAGAACGTACTCCCCCAGGTTCGCCCCCTCGTTACAGCCCGCGACGACGAGGTCGGGGAAGGGGCCGAGTTCGGCCAGTCCGGCGACGACGCAGTCCGCGGGCGTCCCCTCGACCGCGTAGCCCAGGTCGTGCTCGTGGACGTCCACCGCGTGCGAGATCGATCGGCCGCAGGCGCTCCTGTCGCTGGCCGGGGCGACGACGGTCACGTTGGCGTGCTCGCTCAGGGCGTCGTACAGCGCCCGGATTCCAGTACTCCTGATCCCGTCGTCGTTCGTCAACAGGATCTCGAGGTCGTCGCTCATGGTCGTTCGATTCGTCGGCGACGCGAAAAGGCCACCGCTTCCGGAGACCCAGTCGGATCCGATAGGAGAGCGTTCTTGCGATCGCCGGCACGACGACCGATCGCAGGACGGTCGTGCGATCGGACCGACGTTGCCGCGTCTGGATCGAAACGAACGGAACGGGAACGAATCCGTGGCGGGTGTGCGCCGAGAGCGTTTTTTGGCTGTGGCCATGGTAGCGGTCGCATGACCGAGACGAAGGTCGCGGTAGTGACAGCGGCGGGAAGCGGTATCGGAGAAGCCTGTGCCCGGCGACTGGACGAGAACGGATACGTGCCGGTACTGTTGTCGCGGTCGGGAAGCGCCGTCGAGGTCGCGAACGACCTCGGTGGAGACGGGTTCGAAGGCTCGGTGACCGATCCCGACGACCTGGCAGCCCTCGTCGAGACGACGTACGAACGCTACGGACGTATCGACGCGGTGGTGAACAACACGGGTCACCCGCCGTCCGGCGACCTCCTCGAAATCTCCGACGAAGAGTGGCACGAGGGGCTGGACCTCGTCCTGTTGAACGCCGTCCGGATGGCCCGACTGGTCACGCCCATCATGGAAAAGCAAGATCGGGGGGCGATCGTGAACATCTCTACGTTCTCGGCGTTCGAACCGTCGAGCGAGTTCCCCGTGTCGTCGGTGCTTCGGGCTGGACTCGGGAGTTTCACCAAACTCTACGCCGACCAGTACGCAGCGACTGGAATCCGGATGAACACGGTTCAGCCCGGGTTCGTCGATAGCTACGACGTAGACGTGGAAACGAGGGAGCGAATCCCGATGGGACGACCGGCACAGACCGCAGAGATCGCGGATGCGGTCGCCTACCTGCTTTCATCTGCTTCGAGCTACATCACCGGTCAGAACATCCGCGTCGATGGTGGACTTACAGCGTCCGTCTAGACGCCGCAGGCTCTGCCAGCGCCTCGTTTCTATCGCACCCGGACGCCGCCGGCGACACGTCCTCTCAGTACCCCCGTCGCGGCGAGTTTCTCCATACCTTCCCACCGATCGAACCTATGCGATCCGATCGACGATCGTCTCCTCGTCGACGACGAGGTTGTAGGCCTCCTCGTCGTCGTTCCAGAGGGCGAGGATCCGCTCGAAGGCCAGGATCGCGCCGTAGTCGGCCTCGAGCAGCGCCCGGTTGAGCGACGTCTCCTTCGTGAGGACGGCGTAGTGGTCGATCGACTCGCTCCCGTCGCTGATCTTGAACAGGGGGTTGGCGTCGCCCTCGCTCAGCGAGCGACTGAGTTTCGCCGCGACGAGATCGATCCGGTTCGTGACGTGGCGGTCCATCTCGGACATCCGCGCCCACTCCTCGCGATCGAGGTCGAGTTCGATCCGCCGTCGGCCGTCCAGTCGCAACTGGGAGTAGGCGAACTGGACGTCGACGTTGACGAACTCGCCGGGGGCGTGGTCGTCGTCGCTCTCGGGCGCGGCCTCGTCCAGTTTGCGCTGGAACGACGGCACGGCGAGGTCCGGCCGGACGTCGAACGACCAGCCCCGATCGGACGGGGTGTGGCCGGGCCAGAGCCGGACCGTGGGGCCGTAGACGGTGACGGTACCGGTCCCGTCGTCGATCGGCCGCCCCTCCAGCGATCGTTCGAGGTCGCGCAACTGGATCGCGGTGTTCCTGTCCGCGGGTGCCATCGCGAGGACGGTCCCGTCCGGAGCGAGCAGTTCGAGGTAGCGCTCGGCGACGGCCTCCGGGTCGTCGAGTTCGCTCAGGACGTTACACGCCAGCACGAGGTCGAATCCGTCGTCGGATGCGGTCGGGTCGAAGCCGTCGGCGGCGTTCGCGTCGGTCACCGCGGTTGGGTCGAACGCCTCGGCGGTCGTCCGGTGGATCGCCGTGTGGACGTTCCGGCCCGTCTCGGCGAGCAACTCCTCGAGGACGTCCGCTGCCGCGCTGGGTTCGATCGCGTGGTAGTCGAGCAGGGCATCGTCAGGCAGGTAGTCACAGAGTCCGAGCGCGGGGCCGCCGACGCCCGCCCCGACGTCGAGCACGCGCAAGTTCCGGTCGAGCAGGCCCCGATCGGCCAGGTCGTCCAGCGCGTACTGCACCGCCGCGTAGTAGGCCGGCAGGTGGTAGATCGCGTACCCCGCCGCGACGTCGTCGTCGTACTCGACCGGCTGCCGCTCGAGGTAGCGCTCCTTGAACCGGCGGATCGTCGATCGGAGCAGGTCACCCGTGCCGTCCTCGTGCCAGTTCACGCCGTAGCGATCGACCAGCAGGTCCTCGAGTCGGGTCTCGTAATCGGCGGGGAACCGTTCGACTGGACCGCGATGGGGGGCGATCGGTTCCTCGTCGACCGGGACGAACGTCCCGTCGTCGCGTTCGATCAGCCCGAGGGAGGGGGCGTCCTCACGAAGGTGCTGGCGGACGACGGCCGGATGCGGATTCCCCTCGACGTAGTCGCAGATCTCCTCCGGATCGATCGGGCGGACGTTGCGCAGGTACTTCGCGTTCGATCGAATCGCATCGCGCTGGTCGCTCACCGATCGTCACCCCCGGTCGATCCGCCGGTGACCGCTGACGAGTCGTCCCCCGTGCCCGTTCCGTCGTCGGGGTGCCACCGGGTCGCCGCCTCCCGGTACAGCGCCGCGAATTCGTCGGCGTCGGCGGCGGCGACGTCGGCGGCGGCCTCGGCGACGGATTGGGCACCGTCGAACGTCTCCTGGATGTCCGCGTAGACGCGCGGCGTCCCCTCGGTCATCGTTTCGGCGAGCGTCCGCAGGTCCGCGTAGATCGGCGTCTCGAACCCCTTCGGAACCGACTCCGCCGCGAGGGCGAAGGAGAGCACGGCGGCGTGGGTCGCCGCCTGCACGGACTCCATCGCCTCGTCGTGTTCGGCCGCCGTCGTTTCGACGAGGTCGTTCTCCCGGGCCGCGAGCGCCTCGAGCACGGCGTCCGTGGTCGGGCCGGGTTCGTCGCGGACAACGGCGATCGATCCCGGGGCCCGTTCGGGGGCGAAGAGCGGGTGCAGACTCGCTCGCTCGAGCGCCGGGGCGTGTCGCGCCATCGCCTCGAGCGGCGGCCCCATCACGCCGGAGACGTCGAAGATTGCCCGCTCGGCCCGATCGGCGTGGCTCGCGATCGCGTTGGCGGCGTGGGCCATCGGCACCGCGACGCAGACAATGTCGTAGCTGTCGGTCCCCTCGAGATCGGCGACGTCGCCGCCGACGGCGTCGGCTGCCGCGGTCGCGGCGTCGGGATCGACGTCGGCGAACGCGACATCGGCGTCGACGGCACCCCCGACCCACGTCCCCATCGACCCCGCGCCGACGATCAGTACCTCCATCGGGCACGTCTACCGCCCGCCGTCGCAAAAGCCGTTCGATCGATCGGCTGGCGGTGCGTGCTGTCCCAACGCCGATCGTCCAGGGCTGCCGTGGTATCGGCTTCGACGAAGGCGTGTGATCAGGTCGGATACCCGTCACCGCGCCACGGGCGGCTCAGCGGATCGAAACGACTGTCAGGAACACGAGTGCGAGGAACTGCAGGCCCCGCATGCCAAGCACAGCCAGCTGTGCCGTGCGCGATCCGGAATAGAGCATTCCCATGCTAACGAAGAACGAGAGGGCGACGAGGTTCTCGAGGAGCAGTATCGCGGCGAACCCGAGCAGTCCGAGCGTGAGCGGCGTTCGGAATTCCAGGTAATTTCGCACCCAGACGCTCCCCAGTACGAGGAGGAGAACGATATTCAGCCCGGAAAGGACGGTCGCAACCGTCATCAATGAGGTCATTTCGGCCATTGTCAATTCGGTGTGTCAGTGTCCATGTGTATCGTGTTGCTACGGTGATCCGTCGTCGTTCGGGCGGTCGGTATCGACGCGATCGGTGATTCGTTCGAACGCGTCGCGGTTCCGTTCGAATCGGTCGGTGAGGAAATACAGTGCGCCGTAGTCTTCGTTTCCCGCTTCGACCACGTCGTGATCGACGAGCATGTCGAGGTGGTGACGGACGGTGTTGTAGTCGAGTTCGAGTTCCTCGGCGATCTGGTTGGCGTTCCGTGGCCGATCGTCGAGCTGGCGGATGATGCGCGTCCGGTTCGGTCCGCCGCGCGTTCCCGCCAGCAAGTACCACAGCGCCTTCTCCATCGCCAGTCCGGTAATCGTACACCGATGTGCGGTAAAGTACTCCCGCCGTCGCGGCCGAGAATCACGGGGCGATCGTTTTCGAGACCCACCCCGTCGCCCCGCTCGGGAACGCCTTCGATCGGTCTTCGGGCTGACGCGCCCCGGTACCGTCGATCGCCCGGACGACGACCTCGTGTTTCCCCTCCTGCTCGAAGACGTATCGCCACTGGCGCCAGACGTCGTCTCCGGGTAACGGCTGCGAGAGTTCGGCATCCGCCCACGTGTCGCCCCCGTCGGTCGACACTTCCACGCGATCGATGCCGCGCGTCCCGGCGTATGCGTGGCCGGCGACCTCGAGACGGCCGTCATCGAGGCGCACGTGGTCCCAGAGTTTGGCGACGGTGTTTACGGGCCCGGTCCCGTGCCATCCCCGCTGTTCCCAGTAGCCGTCCATCTCCTCGTCGAGCAACTCGATTTCGTCGAGCCACTTGACGTTCGTCTCCCCCCAGTGGCCGGGAACGAGGACGCGCACGGGATGGCCGTGGGACCGCGGGAGCGGCTGTCCGTTCATCTCCCAGGCGAGGAACGCGTCCTCGAGCGCGTCGATCGGGAACTGGACGAAGTAGCCGTCTTCGGCCCGGAGCATCGCACAGCCACACGCTCCGTCGGGATCGGCCTCGTCCAGGATCGGCTCGATCGGCGTCCCGGTCCAGACGGCCGTGTCCATCTTCCGGCCGTTCAGATCCTCGCCGACGCACCGCAAGGTCACGTATCGGTGTTCGATCGGCATGTCGGTCAACTCCGCGAACGTGACCGTCACGTCGTTCTCGACGGTTCCGGTGACCGTCATCGACCAGTCGTCGGCCGGCACGCGGGGATCGAACTCCGCGATGTCGACGTTGTAGAACTCGTCGATCGAACTGACGAGTCCGGGCAGGTCGTCGCTGGCGACGTCGAGGGCGTACTCGTCGGCCTGCCGGAGCAATTGTTCCACGGCATCGCTTCGCTCCACGTTCGTACCGTAGCCGGGGTCGGGTTCGGACACCAGGCGACCGAAGACGGCAGAGAGGCCGACGAACGCGAGTACACCTGCCCCGGAGACGAGTACTTGCCGCCGGGAGGGATCGAATCGGTCTGCTGTACGCGAACCGATGCCGATCCCGGAGAACGCGGCCACTGGAACGGCCGCCGCGACGGCGACCAGCGGATCCGTCGTGAGCGCTGCGGTCGTTCCCCAGGCGAGGACGCCCGCGAATCCGACGCCGACGATCGGTCGATCGAGCCATCGTGCGGTCAGGAGACCGATCAGGGCCGCGCCGGCGAGCAACCCGATCGCGATGGCGAACGAAAGCGCGACGTGCAAGAGGTGGGCCTCCTCGCCGACGTTCTGAATCATCCAGGCGACGATCGCTCCCGGCGTCGCGCGAACGACGAGCGCGTCGATGGGCGCGACGACGAACCGTCTCGTATACCCCGTGAACGCAAACGAGCTGGCGACGCCGGTGATTCCGGCCAGGATGGCGAATACTACGTCGCTACGGGACGGGGACGTGTGCATAGTATCCCCATTCGAGGATGTGCGCAAGTGGCTTTTTCAAAGTCCAACCAAATTCCGTTCAGGTTCGACTCAAATCCCCGCCAAATCCAGTCCGAAGGCTTTCGAACGGTCCGCGGAACGGAGGTTCGAACTACGTCGATCAGCGGCGGCACGCGCTTCGCACCGCTCGGCGGTGATCTCGGCGTCGCGTTCGTCGATCCGCGCCTGTAGATCCTCGCTCCAATCCCTCGATGGGGACCCGACGGTCACTCTCCCGTCGATCGACCAAATCTTTGTGGGATAGCCGATCCAACGACCACCCGATGCCGATCACACCGACGCAGGTCGTTCTCGTGGTGGCGGTGCTCGTCGCGCTGGGGTTCGTCTGGTACACGGGGGGTCGGGGGCGCTGGCGATCGCTCGTCGCGGACCGGTTCGTCTACGGGGTCCCGTGGGGGACCGCCGTCACCGTCGCGATCGTCGTCGCGTTCTACGTGCTGGTCCAGAGCAACGTCCGCCACGTGTCCGATCCGGTCACGCTCCCGTTCGTCACGTGGTCGTACTTCTACCCGACCGGACTCCTCACGGCCGGGATCGCTCACGGCTCGCCGGGCCACATCGCCTCGAACATGGCCGGGACGCTCGCGTTCGCGCCGATCGCCGAGTACGCGTGGGGCCACTACCCGCCGTCGACCCGATCGAGGGGCGTGCACGGAACAGGCGCGGACGGCACACGCGCGGAGGGATGGCTCGCCCGCCCGTGGGTTCGGGCCGTCGTCGTGTTCCCGGCCGCGCTCCTCGCCGCCGCGTTCCTGACCGCGGTGTTCGGGCTGGGGCCGGGCCTCGGGTTCTCCGGCGCGGTGTTCGCGATCGCCGGCTTCGCCGTCGTGACCTACCCGATCTCGACGGTCGTCGCCATCGTCGCGGCGAGCGCGCTCCAGACGCTGTACCTGGCGCTTTCCCAGCCGATCGTCCGGGAGACGATCGAGCCCGGCACGCCCGCGCCGCCGGCGTGGGCCGGGATCGGCTTCCAGGCCCACCTGCTCGGCTTCCTGCTGGGCGTCGTCGTCGGGGCCGTCCTGCTGGGCCACCGCGGACGGCGGCCGGCGGCCGAACGCGTGTTCTTCGCGGCGCTGTTGCTCGGCCTCGTCCAGTCGCTCTGGCTGCTCGTCTCGAGCGGCGACGACGTCTACACCCTCTATCGCGGTGCGGGCGTCGTCCTCGTGATCGGCCTGACGCTTCTGCTCACCGTCGCGATCGCGGGACGCGCCCGACCGTTGCCGCGTCCCCTCTCCGTCCTCCCTCGCGCCCCCACGCGGCGCCGGCTCGCGATCGGCTGGCTCGCCGTCCTCACGATCGGGGT is a window from the Halosolutus amylolyticus genome containing:
- a CDS encoding molybdopterin-dependent oxidoreductase produces the protein MHTSPSRSDVVFAILAGITGVASSFAFTGYTRRFVVAPIDALVVRATPGAIVAWMIQNVGEEAHLLHVALSFAIAIGLLAGAALIGLLTARWLDRPIVGVGFAGVLAWGTTAALTTDPLVAVAAAVPVAAFSGIGIGSRTADRFDPSRRQVLVSGAGVLAFVGLSAVFGRLVSEPDPGYGTNVERSDAVEQLLRQADEYALDVASDDLPGLVSSIDEFYNVDIAEFDPRVPADDWSMTVTGTVENDVTVTFAELTDMPIEHRYVTLRCVGEDLNGRKMDTAVWTGTPIEPILDEADPDGACGCAMLRAEDGYFVQFPIDALEDAFLAWEMNGQPLPRSHGHPVRVLVPGHWGETNVKWLDEIELLDEEMDGYWEQRGWHGTGPVNTVAKLWDHVRLDDGRLEVAGHAYAGTRGIDRVEVSTDGGDTWADAELSQPLPGDDVWRQWRYVFEQEGKHEVVVRAIDGTGARQPEDRSKAFPSGATGWVSKTIAP
- a CDS encoding rhomboid family intramembrane serine protease, giving the protein MPITPTQVVLVVAVLVALGFVWYTGGRGRWRSLVADRFVYGVPWGTAVTVAIVVAFYVLVQSNVRHVSDPVTLPFVTWSYFYPTGLLTAGIAHGSPGHIASNMAGTLAFAPIAEYAWGHYPPSTRSRGVHGTGADGTRAEGWLARPWVRAVVVFPAALLAAAFLTAVFGLGPGLGFSGAVFAIAGFAVVTYPISTVVAIVAASALQTLYLALSQPIVRETIEPGTPAPPAWAGIGFQAHLLGFLLGVVVGAVLLGHRGRRPAAERVFFAALLLGLVQSLWLLVSSGDDVYTLYRGAGVVLVIGLTLLLTVAIAGRARPLPRPLSVLPRAPTRRRLAIGWLAVLTIGVIAGIVAGVVRDDVPLAPAVGASLVAAVVLALPALPPIVPDRIYAGPVTRRGAAFALLVGLTVLVALPSVPFNLLVVGSDAVPGSGGVAVGGYTVTYEENATPGQTPIVAPDDVDDDEELLDVQQSGLFVVNDNREIWTVGERAAVIAHEGTASVELGGIGWRETVHAERTGWDVVGNDSAYVVDLTHDGETTRSFASDPVRAAATIDGHAIDVAPTDDAFLLRVTSDGDLVGETEIPAVNGTATVGDVQFATERPETDDGDGSGGDDTAGNDTDGDAADERVRVFASIDDTEVLIAERETYAD
- a CDS encoding small ribosomal subunit Rsm22 family protein; its protein translation is MSDQRDAIRSNAKYLRNVRPIDPEEICDYVEGNPHPAVVRQHLREDAPSLGLIERDDGTFVPVDEEPIAPHRGPVERFPADYETRLEDLLVDRYGVNWHEDGTGDLLRSTIRRFKERYLERQPVEYDDDVAAGYAIYHLPAYYAAVQYALDDLADRGLLDRNLRVLDVGAGVGGPALGLCDYLPDDALLDYHAIEPSAAADVLEELLAETGRNVHTAIHRTTAEAFDPTAVTDANAADGFDPTASDDGFDLVLACNVLSELDDPEAVAERYLELLAPDGTVLAMAPADRNTAIQLRDLERSLEGRPIDDGTGTVTVYGPTVRLWPGHTPSDRGWSFDVRPDLAVPSFQRKLDEAAPESDDDHAPGEFVNVDVQFAYSQLRLDGRRRIELDLDREEWARMSEMDRHVTNRIDLVAAKLSRSLSEGDANPLFKISDGSESIDHYAVLTKETSLNRALLEADYGAILAFERILALWNDDEEAYNLVVDEETIVDRIA
- a CDS encoding SDR family oxidoreductase; the protein is MTETKVAVVTAAGSGIGEACARRLDENGYVPVLLSRSGSAVEVANDLGGDGFEGSVTDPDDLAALVETTYERYGRIDAVVNNTGHPPSGDLLEISDEEWHEGLDLVLLNAVRMARLVTPIMEKQDRGAIVNISTFSAFEPSSEFPVSSVLRAGLGSFTKLYADQYAATGIRMNTVQPGFVDSYDVDVETRERIPMGRPAQTAEIADAVAYLLSSASSYITGQNIRVDGGLTASV
- the surE gene encoding 5'/3'-nucleotidase SurE, giving the protein MSDDLEILLTNDDGIRSTGIRALYDALSEHANVTVVAPASDRSACGRSISHAVDVHEHDLGYAVEGTPADCVVAGLAELGPFPDLVVAGCNEGANLGEYVLGRSGTISAAVEAAFFDVPAIATSLYVPADDETPYYEFDVTTDDFAEAARVTTFLAEHALDAGVFDHAAYLNVNVPLPDGDPAPIEITRPSKRYEMDAERNGDAVHLTDRVWESMDPESLPDPEGTDRRAVVEGRISVSPLTAPHATNHHEILEELAAAYRSQ
- a CDS encoding SelT/SelW/SelH family protein, which codes for MTTVEIEYCVPCGFLNRAEEVQHALLTSFGEELDAVTLETGDQGVFIVRADDDVVFDKHRDEYDVDEIVRTVREQL
- a CDS encoding winged helix-turn-helix domain-containing protein: MEKALWYLLAGTRGGPNRTRIIRQLDDRPRNANQIAEELELDYNTVRHHLDMLVDHDVVEAGNEDYGALYFLTDRFERNRDAFERITDRVDTDRPNDDGSP
- a CDS encoding prephenate dehydrogenase/arogenate dehydrogenase family protein; amino-acid sequence: MEVLIVGAGSMGTWVGGAVDADVAFADVDPDAATAAADAVGGDVADLEGTDSYDIVCVAVPMAHAANAIASHADRAERAIFDVSGVMGPPLEAMARHAPALERASLHPLFAPERAPGSIAVVRDEPGPTTDAVLEALAARENDLVETTAAEHDEAMESVQAATHAAVLSFALAAESVPKGFETPIYADLRTLAETMTEGTPRVYADIQETFDGAQSVAEAAADVAAADADEFAALYREAATRWHPDDGTGTGDDSSAVTGGSTGGDDR